Part of the Syntrophobacterales bacterium genome, GGCACCATTTGAAGGGAAATCCTGCCGTCAGGCCTTACAGGCATCGCGAGTTCATTAAGTTCAGGATAATTCACAAATTTGACATCAAGGATATCTCCCGGAGCAATCACATATTCCTGCTGCGAATAACTTCTTGCCTGCTGGTCAAACTGCGTGAAAGGCGCAG contains:
- a CDS encoding polysaccharide biosynthesis/export family protein — translated: MGLNALRIVVFIMGIVSLAACTPNTVVNPAPFTQFDQQARSYSQQEYVIAPGDILDVKFVNYPELNELAMPVRPDGRISLQMVP